In Carassius carassius chromosome 27, fCarCar2.1, whole genome shotgun sequence, the sequence gtattttgtcaagttatatataaatgcatgcattGTAGTTACTTCATATTAGAAGTTCTAACTAATTCTTTTCATTACTTTATTTACAGGATGAGGTAGCACACACACTTACTGAAAACCGGGTCCTCCAGAACTCCAAACACCCTTTTTTAACAGTAAGCTGATGATATAAAAGTAAAATGACTGTAAAGAGTAAGAGACATTTAAGAATTTGCATTTATCACAAACTAGTACTGATTTACGGAACATTCCAGGTTCGGTTTACTTATAGGATTTTGGGTTAAGTTTAttcttaaataataatttcattgaGCAGGGGCAGATTTATAAAATTGTTCATTGGGTGGCATAAGGACTGTAAGGAGTGGCACCCATGCATAGTTCTTGTCAGTTTATTGCCTGGCGTAAACATTTGTGTCCATGTATATTCAAAACATTTGCATTACAACAAAATAACCACCTATActggtaataatttaaaataaataacaagatATCAATATCCAGGGCACCAAGGGACACTGTCTGTTAAATATATCAATAGATTCTAAATGTCTCTGTGCTTGTTAGAGCAGAACTATGATTATTACATagcaaagctgttttttttatattattatatctaCCCTGACCTTATTTTAAATTCAGGCCAACTTTAAAACCTTCAATCTAgttcaggggtgtcaaactcaattcctggagggccagatCCCTGCATAGTTTAGATTCAACCTTAATTAAGCACACccgatccaactaatcaagtctgtcaggcttatttgaaagctACATGGTATGAGTGTTGAAtcagggttggaacaaaactctgcaggccTCTGAcactccaggaattgagtttgacacccctgatcgATAATCGATCAGTAATTTATTATTGATTTCAGAAGGCAAAAGTGATAATGATTTCCATTATGAAAGCTGCATGGGCAGTCGAAACATGCCACAAGAATCAAGGAGAagcattgtaaaatataatatccCGCAATCCCAGGCATCCTATTCGGATGGGATTAGATTTCTCTGAGGATTTCTGAATTAGCAGAATTAGCCATCTTTTTTTGTTTCCACTGATAATCAATATTAAACTAGAGAATAATTGTAAATATTCATGTAATAATGAATGTTACAACATCTAATGTCACCTGTGTTTCAGGGTTTGAAGTATTCTTTCCAGACTCATGACCGATTATGTTTTGTTATGGAGTATGCAAATGGTGGAGAGGTGAGATCTTGTAAAGGTGAAGTTTAGTAATGATTGTTCATTCAAATTAATGAACTAATTATTTAATTTGCATGCAgctgattgatttatttaaataatgtgtgTACTACATATAATATGTTTTATCCCAGAAGATTCTAAATTCAAGATTGTCTTACTGTTTATCGTTTGTGATATTTATGGGGTATTTGTTCTTATATCAcagcttttttttcatttatcgcGAGATCGTGTTTTTTCGGAAGAAAGAGCACAGTTTTATGGAGCAGAGATTGTCTCAGCCCTGGATTACCTTCATTCTGAGAAAAACGTTGTTTATAGAGACTTAAAGGTGAGATAAAATTCCATACAAGAGGGATCATGTTTAAtaacttaaaatgtataaaattactttttagtGTAATGCTACTTCATTATCATTATCAAACCAATATATTACATAACACAATTTTCTGTGGAAGTTGGAGAACTTGATGCTGGATAAAGATGGCCACATAAAGATCACTGATTTTGGCCTGTGCAAGGAGGGAATTACAGAGGGGGCAACAATGAAGACATTCTGTGGTACACCAGAGTACCTGGCTCCAgaggtaagaaaaaattagatgaaAGATATGTGCAATGAGTTCAATACACTAATAGTTTGTAAATACACTATGCAATAATATCTGTATGAACAGAGAATAGAGAAGGAAATCCAGGTTGGTacaaagaaacacattttttctATCTCTGGAAGCAAAGAATGGACTATTATGGCTCTCCTATATGTCTTCCTGCCAAAAGGACAGTGCAGGAAGACAAAACGAGTCTTCCGCTTTTGGGGTTTTAATCCGATCTGGTCTTTTGAAGACCATTTTGAATACATGAGCTCATTTATAAAGGAGTTCGGGGTGAGGGGGGTTGCTATGCATTTTTAAGTGTTGTCATTTTGCATCATTGTTTAATAAGATTCTGGAGCGTGCAAATCTGGATCTGATTCACTGACCTATTGGTTCAGTGCTGGATATCCCTAAAAACTTTTAACTGCAGGTGGACCCTTACTACACTTAAGGTATATGCAGTAGATTGATGGATAACTTCACCTGTACAGTGTTACTGTGATTCCTCCAACATGTAGATTTCACACCTTTTGCATATTATATATTTCCTTATCACTGTATAATGTAGCAGTCATTCCTGCTTGCAATTACTATAAATATATCCAGCTTtattcacacatacatacatacatacataataagaGTTGTCACTACAACAAATTGAAATTGTACAAATCCTTACAGAATTTATATCTTTCAAACCTATCACATTAACATATCACAGTATAATGTATTTATAACTCCAACTTGCAACTGCTAAAAACATATCCAGCTTTACCCACATACTGTACGTTTGTCACTACACCAAATAGAAAtggaacaaaacatgaaatatttgatACCTTTCAAACCTTACAGATTTCCATATCATAGCATAATGTATTAATAATGCCAACTTGCAACTACTTCAAATACATCCAGTGTCATTCACATACACATACTCACATAAAGTGATATGTGCTATATAGCAAATCTCAGCTAAACTATTGTTTATAGCATTGCCATATGTAAATAAATCTATTGCCAGCTGCTATCTATAATCTAATAATCTATAGCCTATTGGTAAATTTGGGCACTAAATGTGTATTGTAAAAATCAATGTACAAAGGAAAATTGTCTTCCATCTTTTGAGCATTTGGGAGTATTTTTGGGAATATACCACCATTTTAATCAGTTCCACATGCTATCATCTGATCTgtcatgtgattaatcatggaTAATAATAGTACAGCAAAAGCGATTAGAGGgcagatggctccttatgcttCGAAATCACTCttgtggtactttgatgtcatacaccgattggTCTGCACAGTGCCTCTTCAAATTGTGCATACCTAATGGAGATGTTGAGAACTTATGTCATTACAAACCATGAGTTGAGCTGTGATGTGAAAGGCATAAAACAGCCATTTAATGCTTCACTGTTAAAACTTTGGTTACATTGTAAAATTGTGATTTTGCATgagtttacataaatatattttttgtcagaATAGTtttcaatgaaaacaaaaaaacaaaaaacattttccacgATAGTGTAGTTATCTACCATGCCAGCCAGCAAAATCTTGACCCCTTGGCCCCAATTTTGGTTCCTGCTGCTATTTCTCAGGTTCTTGAGGACAATGATTATGGCCGGGCGGTGGACTGGTGGGGGTTGGGTGTAGTCATGTACGAGATGATGTGTGGCCGGCTGCCCTTCTACAACCAGGATCATGAGAAACTCTTTGAATTGATCCTCATGGATGAGATCCGTTTTCCTCGTACACTTGGACCTGAGGCAAAATCTTTGCTGTCAGGACTGCTTCAGAAAGACCCAAAGCAGCGGTGAGAGACCTTCTCCATGTGCACTGTTTCAAGAATTCATGATGAATGATGGATAATTGAATAATAATCTCTCAAGTTATTGATTCATAACATCACTTGGAAGGTCTGTGAGTCTTTTAattgatttgtaattttttttaataagagcaGTTTACATGCAACCTTGTCCctgaatgaagtaaaaaaaaaaacaatggtcaaataaagagattttttttcttttgttggcAGTAATACCACCATAGAAATAAATGCCaacaatatacatatttatacatctTTGTCACATTTGAATTAAATCTTACAATTTTAGGGGAAACTGAGCTACCTTTGCAGTCTTTATTGCACAAAAGCAATGCCACTTGGTACCTCCTAAATCTTTTGGGAGTGTTTGTACTAAAACATAGCCAAATGTACTGAACATTACTATTTGTTTTCCATATGACTTTCATACgtttcatttgtaatttatttatttattgcataggaATGGGGATTGACTATAGTGGCCGagatttaaaactgctagttAGAGACAAGAGTGGTTTATTTCAAATGTGGTAGAAGAACAGTCTGTGATATAGAACAGCGAGAAGATGGACTCACAGGTAATAGATTTAGATTAAGATGTATCACAAGCTATGAAGACTCTTTGTCTTTTGGGGACAattgatttaaattaatagtCTTACAAATAGTAATCTGTGACATTATTTTGCTGTCACACTGTTTAATTTATATCCCTGCTGCCTGATCAGAAAAAAGTGTCTAACAACCCTCTAAAATTAGACTTGTTTAGCGTGAGAGATCAGCATGGATAAGCAAATCAAAATATTGATGGATACAGTGTGAACCAGATTATGATTCGAGAAATTGCCATGACAGAGATGCTTTGTGGTGACTTAGTGGCAGTAATTGTTGACTCGTCAACTTGCCAATAAAAATCCAGGGCTCTTGATCACTTggtcaagtgaaaaaaaaagaaaaagaaactataTATATGTTGTTTGTCATCTGTTCTTGGGTTTTCTTTCTGCAGGTTAGGTGGAGGTCCAGATGATGCAAAAGAAGTCATGCAGCATAAGTTCTTTGAAGGCATTGAGTGGAAAGATGTTTATGAGAAGAAGGTGAATAACAATAGCATTTAGTCATTGGCAAAATGCTTATTGGTCATAAAGAGaggccactatatatatatatatgtgacatgatatacagccaagtatggtgacccatactcagaattcatgctctgcatttaacccatccaaagtgcacacacacagagcagtgaacacataaaaaccatgaacacacacccggagaagtgGGCTGCCATTaatgctgtggcacccggggagcagttgggggttcagtgccttgctcaagggcacctaagtcataggagtcaaactctcaaaatatatatatctgtatctgTTTCTCCACAGCTTGTACCACCCTTTAAGCCCCAGGTAACCTCAGAAACAGACACTCGCTACTTTGATGTGGAGTTTACAGGGCAGACCATCACCATCACACCCCCAGGCCAAGGTGATGCCCCTCTCTTACAGTACATGTTAAAGACTCTCACTTAACAAATATTCGGATAATTATGAAGGCACCACCTAGTGGTGATTTTCAGGTTGCTCTATAAAATCTTTTTACAAATTGAagaaatactgtacatttttctTTGGCCATAATTTTATCTGTGatgttttatgtatgttttttttccagaTGAAAACATGGAGTCCTTCGACAGTGATAGAAAACCCCACTTCCCTCAATTCTCATATTCTGCCAGTGGCACAGCATAAAAAGTCTTTAAAAGAATACTTGACCTAGAAATATTTGTGATAATTTGCTTAACCCCATATCATTCCAAATCAGTTTGACTTTGTTCCATATGTGAaacctaaatatatttttttatatcctgGCAAAACttaaatttagtcatttttggagcttgacatcaTATATCCACACAGATTTTACACTGGATCTATTAAAGTGAACGTTTCAGATCCATTCGACCAGTTGGCAGACGTAATGGAAGTGCACCAAAGATGGAACAGGGCATCAGTTTCCTGTTGGAtatttgttgtgttgtgctacgtccagtgtagacagcatcactagTTATATTAAGGTTCTGTTTGCTTTTGTAGTGTCACATTGCAGTGCTTGTGTAGACATATCCACACACACCAAATTTGGAACAATACAAGGTTAAAtaaaggatgacagaattttgAATTTGGGGTGAACCTATCCTCATTCCTAATAACACTTTCTACACAAATACACTCCACTGAGACACTGTAATAACTGTTCCATAGCTATTTTTGCACTATACTTATTTTTTAGTAACACTCTTCTGCAAAAGAATACTGGATTCACAATGTAAAGATTTTATCAGTGATCATTATTCAGTCCAATTCTTTATTGCATATTGCTAGGTTTTTGAAACAGGTTTCATTCTCTGTTagtcatttgtacatttttacaaatgcACTGATTCTTACATTTTTGTTTACCAAAATaacaattctgttatcatttactcccttccatgttgttccaaacctgtattcctTTCTTACCCACATTTTTCTACTTAAGTTGTTAAAATGTTGTCCTTAAGTATGACTGTAGTGTTTCACGGTTGTGTCCTATATGGACACAATATAACCTAATACCAAAGAAGTGTTGAATTACAGTCATGTTATGTTACTTATGTTTGAGTATAATTTTTTATACTCTTTATAcaccttttttatttgattttatttttttagattggTTTGATTCCCTTTTAGAGAGAATATTTCTCAAACAGAACAGCTAGAAATTCAGTATAGTAGACTGGACATCACTATTTGCATGAAATTTACAGCGATGCACTAAAGGTTTCAGCTAATGGTTATAGAGGTTAAttagtttaataattattatgttgATGCAATTTACAAGATTTAAAAGATCTGACCCTACAATTTATTCACACTTTCCTTAACTCTTAATtgaacatggaaaaaaaaattcatacaagTTTATCATAGGGGAAAATGGTTATACAGCATAAACTGAAATTACcaaacaattaatttaattaacttaATAACATTCTTACattgatttataatttataagttcttattttttgttaACATGTTGCATGGTACCCAATATTtattatgtcattttaaatgGTGTATTACATGAATTTGTTTAAGAATTGTTTTACAAGGATCCGTTACTAAAGTTTCCATACCCTTCATTTAGTAAAATTTGCTGCAGTTAATTCAAGCGTTGGCTAATTGGCTTTTATTTCagtgtttaatgttttattgaaGACATTGGGataaatttataattattattattttttaacttgtCAATGCTGTAAAatcaagcttcttttttttttggcgcaACCATTTTAAAAGTtgcataataatataaataatatgacaAGCATGTTTCACATTTTGACCCTTAGATAAAACTATagataaaactaacaaaaactgAGCATTGCTGAGTTTGGATTTGAATAATGAAACcctgaaatataatttaatgttggTTGGTAATGTgtatcattatatttttcttttcttttttctacttgattttatattttataaaagtttttctacttcactgaaaatgaaacattttgaatgaatacacTCCGTTTTCAAATTGTGAATGTTTATCTAAAAAACCATGAGCttcagttattttagttattttctaTTTGAGTGAGGGACAAAAATATTAtacaatgttttgaaaaaatatataacttttttcttttttttaattaaagacctTATCCTCTTGCTTTTGTTTATGTGtcataactttttattattaataaagaccGTATCCTCTTTGTAGATAATACAGTGATGTCTTACACTTCTATAGAAGAATAATGAACATGCTTGGGGAAACTGAGAATACACAGTATTAGTTTGAGATCAGTTTATGTAGCATCaatctaaatataattaaaacacattgactATAAGAATCAAAGTATTTTGACCTTCcccatattattttattgttattgaatGCTTTGACAGTTTCTGAAACAATGACTCCTTTTCTTTAAACTTACACAAGATATGCACACACAACATTACATATCTCTTTCAAAAGCAAACccttttcaaattattttactcaTTCAAATTTTGTTTTTGCATAGTAACTCATCACACAAAcatcaaatgattaattaaatacatatgtatgtatacatatgtacATGTCAAACTACATATGGATATGTCAAATGTAAAACACTACTATCTTTGACTTTGCTTGTTCATTGTGCAGTGGAGTGCACAGGAGTTCGTCATAcacatataaaaatacactgtatgtaCAGTGTGCATGAAGAATTGATAAACTTTACATCGAATAGTTCGAATTCAGAATTTGAATTAccactgctttgaaacaatcagaATATAAGTAACTTGTATGCATCTTTAGTATTTACATAGAATTACACAGAAAGGGCGAAAAAATTTGTTTCTCTCAAAGTCATGTATAGATGTTTTTACTCTGGATGATTGGGTGTGGGTAAGCACTAAATAAGTGTGGCATGTAAATGTGAAACTGATTGCAAAGCAGATAATGTGCTTTAAGTTTTACGTTTTGTGGACTTGATGTGAAAATAGTTTCACTAAGTGTGCCTAAAGTACAACTTTTAGTGTGTAAGCAAATTTTAAACACTGTAACTACTTGGCATATTAACAAAAACATCTCTTAAgaaatatattatacaaatgtTGACTGATATTACTTTAAAACATTGGTcttaaactcagttcctggagggccacagctctgcagttTTGccccaaccctaatcaaacacacctgatccagcagCTGTTCAAGGTCttcaggacctctacatccctgaaagacagcggagacgaggacaactagagccccagatacagatcccctgtaaagaccttgtctcagaggagcaccaggacaagaccacaggaaacagatgattcttctgcacaatctgactttgctgcagcctggaattgaactactggtttcgtctggtcagaggagaactggccccccaactgagcctggtttctcccaaggtttttttctccattctgtcaccgatggagtttcggttccttgccgctgttgcctctggcttgcttagttggggtcacttcatctacagcgatatcgttgacttgcaaataaatgcacagacactatttaactgaacagagatgacataactgaatccaatgatgaactgcctttaactgtcattttttcattattgacacactgttttcctaatgaatgttgttcagttgctttgacgcaatgtattttgtttaaagcgctatataaataaaggtgacttgacttgacttgactagaaaCATCCAAACAGGTGTGATTTGGagctctgcagagctgtggccctccaggaattgagtttgagaccactgcttTAAAATTTACAACATATATCCTATTAGAACTAGTGCTATCAAATGATTAATTCGTATAAAAAAAGAATGTGTACAAAATATAGGCTATGTTTGTTTGCACGAagcaaggtttatatatatatatatatatatatatatatatatatatatatatatatatatatatatatatatacagtacaggccaaaagtttggacatatcttctcattcaaagagttttctatattttcatgactatgaaaattgtagattcacactgaaggcatcaaaactatgaattaacacatgtggaattatatatggaattatatacataacaaaaaagtgtgaaacaactgaaaatatgtcatattgtaggttcttcaaagtagccaccttttgctttgattactgctttgcacactcttggcattctcttgatgagcttcaagaggtagtgacctgaaatggtcttccaacagtcttgaaggagttccccgagagatgcttagcacttgttggcccttttgccttctgtctgcggtccagctcacccctaaaccatctcgattgggttcaggtccggtgactgtggaggccaggtcatctggcgcagcaccccatcactctccttcttggtcaaatagcccttgatgccttcagtgtgactctacaattttcatagtcatgaaaataaagaaaactctttgaatgagaaggtatgtccaaacttttggtctgtactgtatatatatatatatatatatatatatatatatatatatatatatatatataaaccttgctTCGTGTACTGCATTTACTGAGACTTGTTATGGCACTTGCAAATCATGGCTCTTTTGACGATTTTGTTTGCTTCCATTGCCCTTATTTGTAAGTCGTAATGGGCTACACTGCTAATATTTATCATCAACATCCTTTATTGCTATAATAATAACATGAGCTGCATACAAAACACAGAAAATATGTTGTCATAATCATGTctatatattttacagtgtagtaaaatatatactgtatgtatttgtatatttatatatatatttatatatgtatgtgtgtatttatatatacctaATAATTAAACATACggaatattatgcaaacaaatacTTTAATTTTGTATGCGAAAAATCgtggtttgacagcactaatatgtaaatatatatatgaatatacggCCTATAGAAAGCAGTATTCAATCTTGCAAATTCtattttaatgtgcattaataTGCAGCATTAGCAAACCATCtcttaagcattatataatgtttatcaATATTCAAAAAAGTGTTTTACCTTGCACTGCATGTGAAAAAAATTACCTAACATAGTAATACAAATCTATTCCAAATTCATATTCACATTAAAATATGCAT encodes:
- the LOC132107089 gene encoding RAC-alpha serine/threonine-protein kinase-like → MSDVVIVKEGWLHKRGEYIKTWRPRYFLLKSDGTFIGYKERPQDVDQLETPLNNFSVAQCQLMKTERPKANTFIIRCLQWTTVIERTFHVETPEEREEWTKAIQAVADSLQKQEEERMDSAPDLMDMEMYLSKPRLKVTMHDFEYLKLLGKGTFGKVILVKEKATGKYYAMKILKKEVIVAKDEVAHTLTENRVLQNSKHPFLTGLKYSFQTHDRLCFVMEYANGGELFFHLSRDRVFSEERAQFYGAEIVSALDYLHSEKNVVYRDLKLENLMLDKDGHIKITDFGLCKEGITEGATMKTFCGTPEYLAPEVLEDNDYGRAVDWWGLGVVMYEMMCGRLPFYNQDHEKLFELILMDEIRFPRTLGPEAKSLLSGLLQKDPKQRLGGGPDDAKEVMQHKFFEGIEWKDVYEKKLVPPFKPQVTSETDTRYFDVEFTGQTITITPPGQDENMESFDSDRKPHFPQFSYSASGTA